In Apium graveolens cultivar Ventura chromosome 10, ASM990537v1, whole genome shotgun sequence, the following are encoded in one genomic region:
- the LOC141691398 gene encoding mitogen-activated protein kinase kinase 7-like: MVLKIKPIQLPLLIFPTTFTTSYSTNKPAVSSLSQLEKLETLGRGSKGVVYKVIDNITRDVHALKTYNNSATCDEVLGEINILESMDCPYITGFHGTVYSDSGDGFMPILMEYMEGGSLENLVKINGTLSEKIIVEVARRTLKGLDYLHNTKHIVHCDIKPANLLVNHNMEVKIADFGVSKLIDLTSDQRQIFSGTTAYMAPERFDSCAFGDDLDVFAGDIWSLGLTLMEIYNGYHPYHAPDGKPKTNDFDLIFDVCYEDCPTLPEEASPDFQDFVKRCLEKNPSKRWKAHQLLTHPFLNNKADNQKDDAPIAQDRHTEFEEQTGSQYTSDVVSVDIKQGRKRKANTETQEYAKRVKRQDSQV; this comes from the coding sequence ATGGTTCTGAAGATTAAGCCAATTCAGTTACCACTCCTAATCTTCCCCACCACTTTTACCACAAGTTACAGCACTAATAAACCTGCTGTTTCCTCCCTATCTCAACTCGAAAAACTCGAAACACTTGGCCGAGGAAGTAAGGGCGTTGTGTACAAAGTTATAGACAATATTACACGTGATGTCCATGCATTGAAAACCTACAACAACTCTGCTACTTGTGATGAAGTTCTTGGTGAAATTAACATCCTCGAGTCTATGGATTGTCCCTATATCACAGGGTTTCATGGTACTGTTTATTCCGACTCCGGGGATGGATTTATGCCTATTCTGATGGAGTACATGGAGGGAGGAAGTCTTGAAAATCTAGTAAAGATTAATGGAACATTGTCTGAAAAGATAATAGTCGAAGTAGCAAGACGAACGCTCAAGGGGCTTGATTATTTGCACAATACTAAACACATTGTGCACTGCGATATCAAGCCTGCTAATCTGCTTGTTAATCACAATATGGAAGTAAAGATAGCAGATTTTGGAGTTAGCAAGTTGATTGATTTGACAAGTGATCAGCGTCAAATATTTTCGGGGACTACTGCATACATGGCTCCTGAAAGATTTGATTCATGTGCTTTTGGTGATGATCTAGATGTTTTTGCGGGAGATATCTGGAGCTTAGGATTGACGCTCATGGAGATATATAATGGCTATCATCCCTACCATGCCCCAGACGGAAAACCTAAGACGAAtgattttgatttgatttttgatGTGTGCTACGAAGATTGTCCTACGTTGCCCGAAGAGGCCTCTCCTGATTTTCAAGACTTTGTTAAACGTTGCTTGGAGAAAAATCCTAGTAAGAGATGGAAGGCGCACCAATTGTTAACTCATCCGTTTCTTAACAATAAAGCAGATAATCAAAAAGACGACGCTCCAATTGCACAAGACAGGCATACTGAATTCGAAGAGCAGACTGGGTCGCAGTACACCTCCGATGTAGTGTCTGTGGATATTAAACAGGGGAGGAAAAGAAAAGCAAACACGGAGACACAAGAGTACGCAAAAAGAGTTAAAAGACAAGATAGTCAAGTATGA